The following DNA comes from Lentibacillus sp. Marseille-P4043.
CTGTCGCAGCACCTTGATACGGTTCAACTGCCGAAGGGTGATTGTGACTTTCAATTTTGAATACAACGGCTTGGTTATCACCAATATCGATAACGCCAGCACCTTCACCAGGTCCCTGCAAAACATTTATTGCTTTGGTAGGGAACTTTTTCAATAATGGCTTCGATGTCTTATAACTGCAATGTTCTGACCACATGACTGAAAATATTCCTGTTTCCGTGAAATTTGGCCGGCATTTTAAAATGGCTTTCACCATGTTATATTCCTTTTCACTAAGCCCCATTTCTTGATAGAGTTTTTCTATTTCGATTTGCTCTGGACTTATATCAAACGTTTGCAACATGGGATTCCCTCCAATTTTTAACCATTGACTGAAAAACTTTTAACCCGTCATCACTGCCAAGTAACGCTTCCGCTGCACGTTCAGGGTGTGGCATAAGCCCTAATACGTTACCTTTTTGATTGGTAATCCCAGCAATATTAGCAGCAGAGCCATTCGGATTGTTTTCATAGGTAAAGACAATCTGCTTATTTTGCTGTAATTGCTGAAGTGTTGTTTCATCACAGAAATAATTCCCTTCTCCATGTGCAATTGGAAAATGTACAATTTCATTTTCTGAATACGCACTGGTGAATATCGTCGCATTGTTTTCTACACGTAATGCTTCTTGGTGACACATAAATGTAAGATTTTTGTTTCGTAACATTGCTCCTGGTAAGAGACCTGCTTCAAGCAAGATCTGAAATCCGTTACAAACACCTAACACAGGTTTTCCTTTTGCTGCATGTGCTTTCACTTGCTGCATTACTTCTGATGTTGCCGCAACAGAACCTGAGCGAAGGTAATCCCCATATGAGAACCCGCCAGGTAATAGAATCGCATCATAGTTTTCCAGATTGCTATTTTCATACCAGACAAGGTCCGCTTCTTCATTCAAAACATCCTTCACCGCATGATACATGTCACGGTCACAATTTGATCCTGGGAAAACAATCACCGCGAATTTCACAAGCGAACAGCCTCCTCCACTTCAAAACGATAATC
Coding sequences within:
- the purQ gene encoding phosphoribosylformylglycinamidine synthase subunit PurQ; its protein translation is MKFAVIVFPGSNCDRDMYHAVKDVLNEEADLVWYENSNLENYDAILLPGGFSYGDYLRSGSVAATSEVMQQVKAHAAKGKPVLGVCNGFQILLEAGLLPGAMLRNKNLTFMCHQEALRVENNATIFTSAYSENEIVHFPIAHGEGNYFCDETTLQQLQQNKQIVFTYENNPNGSAANIAGITNQKGNVLGLMPHPERAAEALLGSDDGLKVFQSMVKNWRESHVANV